In the Akkermansiaceae bacterium genome, one interval contains:
- the recF gene encoding DNA replication and repair protein RecF (All proteins in this family for which functions are known are DNA-binding proteins that assist the filamentation of RecA onto DNA for the initiation of recombination or recombinational repair.), whose protein sequence is MISSLRLQDFRCFRSLDLAAPASGVVLTGDNAQGKTSILESICMLVRLHSPRTHRIAAMARIGTPGFGIAGDPWGQERKVRHSRDGLLLETDGEPQTSQTGYLADGGLVVWMGNEDLDLIRGPGEGRRRYLDFLGAQVDASYRRSWARYRRALRAKNALLKDGRPRDAEIASYEEILVEHGGNLMAIRARLVAELSPFAAAAQLSVSGKEEPLTLRYLPASGPSLRDSMLQAREREIRLRQSVVGPHRDDLELRLHGVPASEFASEGQQRTIALALKLAQGALLEQRGGKLPIYLMDDIFGELDPGRRNALMRHLPAGAQKWITTTHLGWLEETPALGELARITVSGGAIS, encoded by the coding sequence GTGATCTCCTCGCTCCGTCTCCAGGACTTCCGCTGCTTCCGGTCGCTGGACCTCGCCGCTCCCGCCTCCGGCGTCGTCCTCACCGGGGACAACGCCCAGGGGAAAACCTCCATCCTGGAGTCCATCTGCATGCTCGTGCGGCTCCACTCCCCGCGCACCCACCGCATCGCCGCCATGGCCCGCATCGGCACTCCCGGCTTCGGCATCGCCGGAGATCCATGGGGCCAGGAGAGGAAAGTCCGCCACTCCCGCGACGGCCTGCTGCTGGAGACCGACGGCGAGCCGCAGACCAGCCAGACCGGCTACCTCGCCGACGGCGGCCTGGTCGTCTGGATGGGGAATGAGGACCTCGACCTCATCCGCGGTCCGGGTGAGGGCAGGCGGCGCTACCTCGACTTTCTCGGTGCGCAGGTCGATGCGTCCTACCGCCGCTCATGGGCGCGCTACCGCCGCGCCCTGCGGGCGAAGAACGCCCTGCTGAAGGACGGCCGCCCGCGCGATGCGGAGATCGCATCGTATGAGGAGATCCTCGTCGAACACGGCGGGAACCTCATGGCCATCCGCGCCCGGCTCGTCGCGGAGCTTTCCCCCTTCGCCGCCGCCGCCCAGCTTTCCGTCAGCGGAAAGGAAGAACCGCTCACCCTCCGCTACCTCCCCGCCAGCGGACCGTCCCTGCGCGACTCCATGCTCCAGGCCCGCGAGCGGGAAATCCGCCTCCGCCAGTCCGTCGTCGGTCCGCACCGCGACGACCTCGAACTGCGGCTCCACGGCGTGCCCGCCTCCGAGTTCGCCAGCGAAGGCCAGCAGCGCACCATCGCCCTCGCGCTCAAGCTCGCCCAGGGCGCCCTGCTCGAGCAGCGCGGCGGGAAGCTCCCCATCTACCTCATGGACGACATCTTCGGCGAGCTGGACCCCGGCCGCCGCAACGCCCTCATGCGCCACCTCCCCGCCGGAGCGCAGAAGTGGATCACCACCACCCACCTCGGCTGGCTGGAGGAAACACCCGCCCTCGGAGAACTGGCCCGCATCACCGTCTCCGGCGGCGCCATTTCGTGA
- a CDS encoding DUF4340 domain-containing protein: protein MRSFSFTLFLALLAAAICGVIGWQLKEGNLDAILGVPPVQPGERLYTDFLPDDVAKMSVESGGIHLEFVKDGSTWKSTAPPHDRMDPRAAANIINYTLGLTVTDHAPTDEIDRTEAGLRDGSVQIELEDTSGGSLARYRLGIRTPLLTENPQTGDSTANFYIQPRERGKKDHVYACTGDISGLFKDGMKLLRDHQPFYVNPLALQKIRLRTDQGELTLGRELPTGETPNPPWRIVKPLDLRTDRDRMVALLEGIVQLHASSVVDRSSVTLPALDASSKSFQIGVTAYGQEKETLLEVYPPETPDAAESLATISDRPDTVFHLPRKAGSGSLANLPLTVNELRDRALTHLNIKNVRAISITPLTGSRILLSIDPPKPWQVEINGVTQNANEQRLFALLKMLGTKATGIESDAAPDLAQWGLDKPFLVIEVIDGNNQALRLNFGMDQQGGVFVNRQGTPTVMRMERSILSSISIQPHEWRHALLWSIAGVDLESVQRTVRNDPPLDLTYNDAMETWRGRIGDTDVTDRIEPAKAKAMLNAILSVYVSRWLPLADAGAEAALASPVFTLTTSEIQVDELGDDTGERKRRTLTLAPMTDSADYYGRLSGEPHPFVIDRDTAFKLGIDPLEKAQP, encoded by the coding sequence ATGCGCTCCTTTTCCTTCACCCTCTTCCTCGCCCTGCTCGCCGCGGCCATCTGCGGCGTCATCGGCTGGCAGTTGAAGGAAGGGAACCTCGACGCCATACTCGGCGTCCCGCCCGTCCAGCCCGGGGAGCGTCTCTACACGGACTTCCTCCCGGATGATGTGGCGAAGATGTCCGTGGAGTCCGGCGGCATCCACCTGGAGTTCGTGAAGGACGGCAGCACCTGGAAGTCCACCGCGCCCCCCCATGACCGCATGGACCCCAGGGCGGCCGCCAACATCATCAACTACACCCTCGGCCTCACCGTCACCGACCACGCCCCGACGGATGAGATCGACCGCACGGAGGCCGGCCTGCGCGATGGCAGCGTGCAGATCGAGCTGGAGGACACCTCCGGCGGCTCCCTCGCCCGCTACCGGCTGGGCATCCGCACCCCCTTGCTGACGGAGAATCCGCAGACCGGTGACAGCACCGCCAACTTCTACATCCAGCCCCGCGAGCGCGGGAAAAAAGACCACGTCTATGCCTGCACCGGCGACATCTCCGGGCTGTTCAAGGACGGTATGAAGCTCCTGCGCGACCACCAGCCCTTCTACGTGAATCCGCTGGCCCTCCAGAAAATACGCCTCCGCACGGACCAGGGGGAACTCACCCTGGGACGGGAACTGCCCACGGGGGAGACGCCGAATCCCCCGTGGCGCATCGTCAAGCCGCTGGATCTGCGTACGGACCGCGACCGGATGGTCGCCCTGCTGGAGGGCATCGTCCAACTGCATGCCTCCAGCGTGGTGGACCGCAGCTCCGTGACGCTGCCCGCCCTGGACGCCTCGTCAAAGTCCTTCCAGATCGGCGTGACCGCCTACGGCCAGGAAAAGGAAACGCTGCTGGAGGTCTATCCGCCGGAGACTCCGGACGCCGCCGAGTCACTCGCCACCATCAGCGACCGTCCGGACACCGTCTTCCATCTGCCGCGCAAGGCGGGGTCCGGCTCCCTCGCCAACCTGCCCCTCACCGTCAACGAGCTGCGCGACCGCGCCCTCACCCACCTCAACATCAAGAACGTCCGCGCCATCTCCATCACCCCGCTGACCGGCAGCAGGATCCTCCTCAGCATCGACCCGCCGAAGCCATGGCAGGTCGAGATCAACGGCGTGACCCAGAATGCCAACGAGCAGCGCCTTTTCGCCCTGCTGAAAATGCTCGGCACGAAGGCCACCGGCATCGAGAGCGACGCCGCGCCCGACCTCGCGCAATGGGGGCTCGACAAGCCCTTCCTCGTCATCGAGGTCATCGACGGCAACAACCAGGCGCTGCGGCTGAACTTCGGCATGGACCAGCAGGGCGGCGTCTTTGTCAACCGTCAGGGCACCCCCACCGTCATGAGGATGGAACGCTCCATCCTTTCCTCCATCTCCATCCAGCCGCATGAGTGGCGGCACGCCCTGCTCTGGTCCATCGCCGGGGTGGACCTGGAAAGCGTCCAGCGCACCGTGCGGAATGATCCGCCGCTGGACCTCACCTACAACGACGCCATGGAAACCTGGCGTGGCCGCATCGGGGACACCGATGTCACCGACCGCATCGAGCCGGCGAAGGCGAAGGCCATGCTCAACGCCATCCTCTCCGTGTATGTCTCCCGCTGGCTGCCGCTGGCGGACGCCGGTGCGGAGGCCGCCCTGGCCAGCCCGGTCTTCACCCTCACCACCTCGGAGATCCAGGTCGATGAACTCGGGGATGACACCGGGGAAAGGAAGCGCCGCACCCTCACCCTGGCACCCATGACGGACTCCGCCGACTACTACGGCAGGCTCAGCGGGGAGCCGCACCCCTTCGTCATCGACCGGGACACCGCGTTCAAGCTCGGCATCGACCCGTTGGAGAAAGCGCAGCCGTGA